In one window of Methanosarcina vacuolata Z-761 DNA:
- a CDS encoding UPF0228 family protein, giving the protein MMKKSIYKILFIVIIIAFLIIVVPSVLFTPAHVKSNMSIDNETPVKEQQIAGLFIEFENGTTEQEVKTILENSNIPVNYSIDYNTDISAGRNYAKVEKDKKTAVVDEFKKGEKIPEPDFPPDIKKGDYYIVVSSIGFEDENFLNVMKRNNLQVKMTTICYVSFGNEPKNWIPESEAIRIRNELEANEKVFIVNFDGVAY; this is encoded by the coding sequence ATGATGAAAAAATCAATTTATAAAATATTGTTTATTGTCATTATTATTGCTTTTCTGATTATCGTAGTACCCTCAGTACTGTTTACACCTGCACACGTTAAGTCGAATATGTCAATTGATAATGAAACACCTGTTAAAGAACAACAGATAGCTGGTTTATTTATTGAATTTGAAAATGGAACTACTGAGCAGGAAGTTAAAACTATTCTTGAAAATTCCAATATACCTGTAAACTATAGTATAGATTACAATACTGACATTAGTGCAGGAAGGAACTATGCAAAAGTAGAAAAAGACAAAAAAACAGCTGTAGTAGATGAATTTAAGAAAGGAGAAAAAATTCCTGAACCTGATTTTCCTCCTGATATCAAAAAAGGGGATTATTACATAGTTGTATCCTCAATAGGTTTTGAAGACGAAAATTTTCTTAATGTGATGAAAAGAAATAATCTTCAGGTGAAAATGACAACTATATGTTATGTTTCTTTTGGAAATGAACCAAAAAATTGGATTCCAGAGAGTGAAGCAATCAGGATAAGAAATGAACTGGAAGCAAATGAAAAAGTCTTTATTGTAAATTTTGACGGTGTTGCATACTAA
- a CDS encoding ATP-dependent DNA ligase, producing MTSFREFAETCQAIEKISSTIDTTSRVADLLKMVDVEELPIATHFIMSEVFPAWSGEQLGIGTSLLYVSLSKASGMPVKSIESLIRTTGDIGDTALLILKEKRKNQVTFSSFFEEQPELSITEVYNRFKIASEASGKGSQDIKIKNLQFLFNSSTPREAKYISRLALEELRIGVGEGVVRDAIAKAFSVPAGVVEHAFMVTNDLGIVAATAKEGGVESLEHLGIEINRPIKMMLSQISPDIIDDIKEMKEAAIEWKFDGARIQVHKDGNSVTLFSRKLENVTNSLPDLVDIVRKHVKAESAILDGEAVAVDENGKPRAFQEILKRFRRKYDVEEKALGIPIQLNLFDIMYLNGKTLIDLPLIERRKALESCVESSVEDSKSICVDKQVITGDLELIEKIYKEALDAGHEGVMVKNPNSFYSPGKRGKNWLKKKPLMETLDLVIVGAEWGFGRRANLIGSYTLACYDPETLHYLQIGKVGTGLTDDQLKELTEILSGLMEGGEAGGVFAIRPKVVLEIAFEEIQKSPNYDSGFALRFPRFIRIRDDKDPEEADTIQRIGKVYSQQLKRL from the coding sequence ATGACAAGTTTCAGGGAATTTGCAGAAACCTGCCAGGCGATTGAAAAAATCTCGAGTACAATTGATACTACAAGTAGGGTTGCTGACCTTCTTAAAATGGTTGATGTTGAAGAGTTGCCCATTGCAACTCATTTTATTATGAGTGAGGTTTTTCCTGCCTGGAGTGGAGAACAATTGGGAATTGGCACGAGCCTGCTGTATGTTTCCTTATCCAAAGCTTCCGGAATGCCAGTAAAAAGTATAGAATCTCTTATTCGGACTACCGGGGATATAGGGGACACAGCCCTTCTTATCCTCAAGGAGAAAAGGAAAAATCAGGTTACTTTTTCCTCTTTCTTCGAAGAACAGCCCGAGCTCTCAATAACCGAAGTTTATAACCGTTTTAAAATTGCCTCTGAAGCCTCAGGAAAAGGCTCACAGGACATTAAGATAAAGAACCTTCAGTTTCTCTTCAATTCCTCGACCCCAAGGGAAGCAAAGTATATTTCCAGGCTTGCGCTTGAGGAACTCCGCATAGGCGTCGGAGAAGGCGTTGTAAGAGATGCAATTGCAAAAGCTTTTTCCGTGCCTGCGGGTGTTGTTGAGCACGCCTTTATGGTTACGAACGACCTGGGGATAGTTGCTGCAACTGCCAAGGAAGGCGGGGTGGAATCCCTTGAACACCTGGGAATTGAAATCAATCGCCCGATTAAGATGATGCTCTCGCAGATCAGCCCTGACATAATTGACGATATCAAAGAAATGAAGGAGGCTGCGATTGAATGGAAATTCGATGGGGCAAGAATCCAGGTCCATAAGGATGGAAATTCAGTTACGCTTTTCTCACGAAAGCTTGAAAATGTTACAAATTCTCTCCCTGACCTTGTGGATATCGTGCGCAAGCATGTAAAAGCCGAATCTGCCATCCTTGACGGAGAAGCCGTCGCAGTGGACGAGAATGGTAAGCCCAGGGCATTTCAGGAGATCCTTAAACGCTTCCGGCGCAAGTACGATGTGGAAGAAAAAGCCCTTGGCATCCCTATTCAGCTCAACCTTTTTGACATAATGTACTTAAACGGAAAAACGCTGATAGACCTGCCTCTTATTGAGCGGCGAAAAGCGCTTGAGTCCTGCGTGGAAAGCTCGGTTGAGGATTCAAAATCCATTTGCGTGGACAAACAGGTAATAACAGGAGACCTTGAGCTTATAGAGAAAATCTATAAGGAAGCCTTAGATGCTGGACATGAGGGAGTTATGGTCAAAAACCCAAATTCGTTTTATTCTCCTGGTAAGCGCGGCAAAAACTGGCTTAAGAAAAAGCCTCTTATGGAAACTCTTGACCTTGTAATCGTAGGCGCCGAATGGGGCTTTGGAAGGCGCGCAAATCTCATAGGCTCTTACACACTTGCCTGTTATGACCCAGAAACTCTGCATTATCTTCAGATCGGGAAAGTAGGCACGGGCCTGACCGATGACCAGCTAAAGGAGCTCACAGAGATACTTTCCGGGCTTATGGAAGGTGGAGAGGCAGGTGGTGTATTTGCAATCCGGCCAAAAGTAGTCCTGGAAATCGCTTTTGAGGAAATCCAGAAAAGCCCCAATTATGATTCCGGTTTTGCGCTTCGTTTTCCGCGCTTTATCCGCATCCGGGACGACAAAGACCCCGAAGAAGCCGATACGATACAGAGAATTGGAAAGGTATATAGCCAGCAGTTGAAAAGGTTGTAA
- a CDS encoding homoserine dehydrogenase, whose translation MKTVCCSILGFGAIGQGVAEVLLMKKEYLESIGLEVKVVAVVDSKGATVNPEGVDLADCLARKRTDGTVALKNISGVEVIQSVAHDLVIETTPTNILTGGAGLQNMFAAFKTGKDVITSNKGPLTLKYRALMEAAKASGSHFRFEATVGGSMPIINLSNEVLAGNKVKSIKGILNGTCNYILTRMLEERASYNDILAESMQLGIAETDPTYDVEGIDTACKLVILANAIFGLDAIYSDVEVTGITKVTPEALEMAYERGHVIKLIGEVSRERIHVAPRLVPINHPLAVGGTLNVASVETELAGEITVTGKGAGPIETASAILSDLIAIYGN comes from the coding sequence ATGAAAACAGTGTGCTGTTCCATTCTCGGGTTCGGTGCAATCGGACAGGGCGTGGCTGAAGTACTCCTTATGAAAAAAGAGTATCTGGAAAGTATCGGGCTGGAAGTGAAAGTAGTTGCTGTTGTAGACTCAAAGGGCGCAACTGTTAATCCTGAGGGTGTAGATCTTGCCGACTGCCTTGCCAGGAAGAGGACAGACGGAACGGTAGCTCTTAAGAATATCTCTGGAGTCGAGGTTATCCAATCCGTAGCTCATGATCTTGTAATCGAAACTACCCCGACGAATATACTAACTGGCGGGGCAGGTTTGCAGAATATGTTTGCGGCCTTCAAGACCGGAAAAGATGTTATTACTTCCAATAAAGGGCCTCTTACCCTTAAGTACAGAGCACTCATGGAAGCCGCAAAGGCATCAGGCTCTCATTTCAGGTTCGAAGCTACCGTTGGTGGGTCAATGCCTATTATCAACCTGTCAAACGAGGTACTTGCAGGCAATAAGGTTAAAAGTATCAAAGGAATTCTAAATGGGACCTGTAATTATATCCTGACAAGAATGCTGGAGGAAAGGGCAAGCTACAATGACATTCTTGCCGAATCCATGCAGCTCGGTATTGCTGAAACCGACCCTACATACGATGTGGAAGGAATTGATACGGCCTGCAAACTTGTCATTCTTGCCAACGCAATTTTCGGACTTGATGCTATCTATAGCGACGTTGAGGTTACGGGAATCACGAAAGTTACACCTGAAGCCCTTGAGATGGCTTATGAAAGAGGGCATGTGATCAAGCTTATAGGGGAAGTAAGCAGGGAAAGAATTCATGTAGCCCCCAGACTCGTACCTATCAACCATCCCCTTGCAGTAGGAGGGACGCTGAATGTGGCGTCGGTAGAAACTGAACTTGCAGGAGAAATTACGGTTACTGGTAAGGGCGCAGGCCCAATTGAAACTGCAAGTGCGATTCTCAGCGATCTGATCGCAATTTATGGAAATTGA
- a CDS encoding amino acid-binding protein, with product MRVSMDIELKDVPGQMLLALQPLSECKANLITVVHHHQKRTPRKTVPVQLVLETRPESIETIKAKLEENGIRVVRVGEHRFRESINVVLIGHVVHTGIQDTIDEIDRTGFAEVADLSLSMPGINMLSSALMRIDAVGKEDLHKALAILKEVSAKKDLLMVLPIDIQA from the coding sequence ATGCGAGTTTCCATGGACATTGAATTAAAAGATGTACCCGGGCAGATGCTTTTAGCCCTCCAGCCCCTTTCGGAATGTAAGGCTAACCTGATAACAGTAGTACATCACCATCAGAAGAGAACCCCACGAAAAACAGTACCTGTACAGCTTGTACTTGAAACCAGGCCTGAAAGCATTGAGACAATAAAGGCTAAACTTGAAGAAAATGGAATTCGAGTTGTAAGAGTCGGTGAACACCGTTTCAGGGAAAGCATAAATGTAGTGCTCATAGGGCACGTGGTCCATACAGGGATCCAGGATACGATTGATGAGATTGACAGGACAGGGTTTGCTGAGGTTGCAGACCTTTCCCTTTCTATGCCCGGTATCAATATGCTTTCTTCAGCCCTCATGAGAATCGATGCTGTCGGTAAAGAGGACTTGCATAAGGCACTCGCCATTCTCAAAGAAGTCTCGGCAAAAAAAGACCTGCTTATGGTTCTTCCAATTGATATCCAGGCCTGA
- a CDS encoding helix-turn-helix transcriptional regulator — MVFQGNAIAATIHGTVYEWDTFKPLNNSVVEINSTPEQNVIATDSEYSFNLTPGTYTINASYLEGNKVIYTAQEKVEVSGEGEYVHDLLLFPPSHEELLDQDNFEAPYLDYEEEEPVSQANSSYAFLAPAFLVFIVLMLALLLAAYLLGKKHQKSAKPSFSEGYREPYLLESENPIKDAIFSEEAATNSAENTADSAENISEISELSSEQFAEKFERTSSTDRPIQQKRPIEEGQTISSFPFHEREPNKSSSETKEHSKLNLPEDLKELLEMVRASGNRITQRELRRKSPYSESKVSLMLSDLEERGLIEKFKRGRGNIIRIPDVHISKQTKHDSKKE, encoded by the coding sequence ATGGTCTTTCAGGGAAATGCAATCGCGGCCACAATTCACGGGACAGTCTATGAGTGGGATACTTTCAAGCCTCTTAATAACTCAGTTGTAGAGATTAATTCTACCCCGGAACAGAACGTTATTGCAACGGATTCAGAGTATTCTTTCAACCTCACCCCCGGAACCTATACAATAAATGCCAGCTATCTTGAAGGAAATAAGGTCATTTATACGGCTCAGGAAAAGGTTGAGGTATCAGGTGAAGGAGAGTATGTACATGATCTCCTCCTTTTCCCGCCTTCTCATGAAGAGCTTCTGGATCAGGATAACTTTGAAGCCCCTTATCTGGATTATGAAGAGGAAGAGCCTGTGTCTCAGGCAAACTCTAGCTATGCCTTTTTAGCTCCTGCTTTCCTGGTTTTTATAGTCCTGATGCTAGCCCTGCTGCTGGCAGCCTACCTTTTAGGGAAGAAACATCAAAAATCGGCAAAGCCTTCTTTTTCTGAAGGTTACCGAGAGCCATATTTGTTGGAGTCCGAAAACCCAATAAAGGATGCAATATTTTCTGAAGAGGCCGCAACCAACTCAGCCGAAAATACAGCCGATTCAGCAGAAAACATAAGTGAAATTTCGGAACTGAGCTCTGAGCAGTTTGCTGAAAAGTTCGAAAGAACATCCAGTACTGACAGACCTATACAGCAGAAAAGGCCTATAGAAGAGGGTCAGACTATATCGAGTTTTCCTTTCCATGAGAGGGAGCCTAATAAATCGAGTTCTGAAACTAAGGAACATTCAAAGCTCAATCTTCCTGAGGATCTCAAGGAACTTCTGGAGATGGTCCGAGCTAGTGGAAACCGAATCACCCAGAGAGAACTACGAAGAAAATCCCCCTATTCGGAGTCAAAAGTCAGTCTTATGCTCTCTGACCTTGAGGAACGCGGGCTAATTGAGAAATTCAAAAGAGGAAGAGGAAATATAATCCGTATCCCGGACGTGCATATCTCCAAGCAGACCAAACATGACAGCAAGAAGGAATAA
- a CDS encoding OmpH family outer membrane protein: MKKSRIVQDLACFTILLTLFSLLSGGSLAARNSSDHVNSNQNQYMREDILVSYNETDNVSENNSSESNVKQEQKNLSTKNQNKVSEYKQERKQLEEELQLQKQEYNEAKEDFLKIRNRIQAKELDPNSEEARNATKSYLNSSINYMIAHLANVESNMEYSNGNRTDENVIAINEKIKLLEIEKAKVANVSSQKELLVVVRSVRGIWNDAEKISLSSAGQTVSEKIGEFLEKSENLSERLNVKIGDMKETGIDTSELEIKLASYTSYIKSAQEKKVMADSLYSGENVTRQDMQTANNYLRQSLTDISKANKLLRVIFGELKNYETEEDNGTKVRNLTTPG, translated from the coding sequence ATGAAAAAATCAAGAATTGTTCAAGATCTGGCTTGTTTTACGATTCTATTAACCTTGTTCAGTTTACTGTCAGGAGGCTCCCTCGCTGCCAGAAACTCTTCTGATCATGTAAACAGCAATCAGAACCAGTATATGCGTGAAGATATTCTCGTTTCATATAATGAAACTGACAACGTAAGTGAGAACAACAGTTCTGAATCCAATGTGAAACAAGAGCAAAAGAATCTCAGCACAAAAAACCAGAATAAAGTTTCCGAATACAAACAGGAAAGAAAACAATTAGAGGAAGAACTCCAGCTTCAGAAACAGGAGTATAATGAAGCAAAAGAAGATTTTCTCAAAATAAGAAACCGCATTCAGGCAAAAGAACTTGACCCTAACTCCGAAGAGGCTCGAAATGCCACAAAGTCCTACCTTAACTCGAGTATTAACTATATGATAGCTCACCTTGCAAATGTAGAGAGCAATATGGAATATTCAAACGGGAACAGAACTGACGAAAACGTTATTGCCATAAATGAAAAGATAAAATTGCTTGAAATTGAAAAGGCAAAAGTTGCAAACGTGTCAAGCCAGAAAGAGCTTCTGGTTGTGGTCAGGTCTGTGCGTGGGATATGGAATGATGCCGAGAAAATCAGCCTTTCAAGCGCAGGGCAGACTGTAAGTGAGAAAATCGGAGAATTTCTTGAAAAATCCGAAAACCTCTCGGAAAGACTTAATGTAAAAATTGGGGATATGAAAGAGACCGGCATTGATACATCTGAACTTGAGATCAAGCTTGCCAGTTACACTTCTTACATAAAATCCGCGCAGGAAAAGAAAGTAATGGCAGATTCCCTATACAGTGGTGAGAATGTAACCCGGCAAGATATGCAAACTGCGAATAATTACCTTCGTCAGTCACTCACTGATATTAGTAAAGCTAACAAGTTACTCAGAGTAATTTTCGGCGAGCTCAAAAATTACGAAACCGAAGAGGATAACGGAACTAAGGTTAGAAACCTAACAACACCTGGATAA
- a CDS encoding phasin family protein — MRESVRKLGLIGAGLWAITEDKINDLVTELVDKGDISKEEGKKAVQDMLEERKKQKLDLEKKISEKIQESISKTDNIFTKKDLHELESRIETLEDEIQIIKNKEKMFFK, encoded by the coding sequence ATGAGGGAATCCGTCAGAAAACTCGGGCTTATAGGAGCCGGCCTCTGGGCAATAACCGAAGATAAGATAAACGACCTTGTAACGGAACTTGTTGACAAAGGGGACATCAGTAAGGAAGAAGGCAAAAAAGCTGTCCAGGATATGCTTGAAGAAAGAAAAAAACAGAAGCTTGATCTTGAGAAGAAAATCTCTGAGAAGATTCAGGAATCTATATCAAAAACCGATAATATCTTTACTAAAAAAGATCTGCATGAACTTGAGTCCAGGATAGAAACGCTGGAAGACGAAATTCAAATAATCAAAAACAAAGAAAAGATGTTTTTTAAGTGA
- a CDS encoding Hsp20/alpha crystallin family protein codes for MAETLKVSPSICAYPDDKYENLEIEVVLPGVDKKDISFKITEDGFYVRANKEGVEYTDSYAVCCPIVPEKTVAKYSNGVLKVTVPYQQPFENAVDVKIE; via the coding sequence ATGGCAGAAACTTTAAAAGTCTCACCATCTATATGCGCATATCCTGACGACAAATACGAAAACCTTGAAATTGAAGTAGTACTTCCTGGGGTGGATAAAAAAGATATTTCTTTTAAGATTACCGAAGACGGTTTTTATGTAAGAGCCAACAAGGAAGGGGTTGAATATACGGACAGTTACGCAGTCTGCTGCCCGATAGTCCCGGAAAAAACAGTGGCCAAATACTCAAATGGTGTACTTAAAGTTACAGTACCTTATCAGCAGCCATTTGAGAACGCGGTAGATGTAAAAATTGAGTAA
- a CDS encoding rubrerythrin family protein, translating into MKKMTEQHLINAFGGESQAHMRYLHFGNQAEKEKFYNVARLFRAIAHAEYVHAGDHYRELRHLDGGLVANSMAAFGPGDSLKNLKLAIDGETYEIEEMYPVYIEVAKFQGEKRAQRSFEWSYASEKMHKQLFERALDSVNSGKDIELGPVQVCEVCGYTFEGEALDRCPICGAPINKFTTFK; encoded by the coding sequence ATGAAAAAAATGACAGAACAGCATCTTATCAACGCATTCGGAGGAGAAAGCCAGGCACATATGAGATATTTACATTTCGGAAACCAGGCCGAAAAAGAAAAATTCTATAATGTAGCCCGCTTATTTCGTGCAATTGCCCATGCAGAATATGTACATGCAGGAGACCATTACCGCGAGTTAAGACATCTCGATGGAGGACTTGTTGCAAATAGTATGGCAGCTTTTGGCCCTGGCGATTCCTTAAAGAATCTTAAGCTGGCCATTGATGGCGAAACATACGAGATTGAAGAAATGTATCCTGTATACATTGAAGTTGCAAAATTCCAGGGAGAAAAAAGAGCACAAAGAAGCTTTGAATGGTCATATGCCAGTGAAAAAATGCATAAACAACTTTTTGAAAGGGCATTAGACTCGGTTAACTCAGGAAAAGACATTGAACTCGGTCCTGTCCAGGTTTGTGAAGTGTGCGGATATACCTTTGAAGGAGAAGCACTCGACAGATGTCCTATTTGTGGCGCCCCAATAAACAAATTTACTACGTTTAAATGA
- a CDS encoding heavy metal translocating P-type ATPase, which yields MEVTIKVYDMTCGHCQKRVADAISSLEGVETVDVNLESESATVSFDPEKVSLDDIKAAIQKAGYPTEGENEAKKEAGVEVPEITEVEGETSKTAEPVLEGPEGPEEVPQTCPLTETCELPEEEPGISSLKTGRKEITLGVSGMTCSACALNIERVLKKKAGVYSVVVNLELGRANVIFEPSLISPKEIGETIESIGYKVEKDTVTLNLEGMSCASCAANIEKVLNRTEGVISASVNFPLEKAVVEFDSSRVSVREIIAAVQGIGYGAFVKTEAVEYEDREQMSRDAEIRRQRNNLIIALVLGIPIGLGNMSMMFPFLSFVPDFLSNHIVLFILSTLVLLFPGRQFFVGTIKGFKYGVTDMNLLIAAGTGSAYLISVAATFLDLGPGYNSLYYDTVAFLIIFIVLGRYLEARARGQTSAAIRKLMGLRAKTSRILVNGIEKEIPVEEVAVGDIVVVRPGEKIPVDGIVVEGSSAVDESMLTGESIPVEKVPNDTVIGATLNKTGSFNFRATKVGADTALAQIIRLVETAQTTKAPIQRVADVVAGNFIVIVHIIALLAFFFWFFIGYWRYGVGESATLGGISPFLFSLLIAITVLVISCPCAVGLATPAAIMVGTGRGAENGVLIKGGEALERAHKLDTIVFDKTGTLTAGTPKLTDLVAVPGHKETDVLLIAATAERGSEHPLGEAIVNGAEEQGISPGKAENFHSIPGKGVEAYFEEKRILLGTRKLMEEEGFSFKELKAEMRVFEESGKTAMLVAFGEEIIGLVAVADTLKENSREAIETLNKMGLEVVMITGDNVVTANAIAKEVGIPRVLAEVLPEDKANEIKKLQEEGKLVGMVGDGINDAPALIQSDVGIAMGAGTDVAMESAKIVLIKNDPRDVVVAIKLSRLTINKIKQNLLWAFGYNTIGIPIAAGILYPFFHSILITPELAAAFMALSSVSVTTNSLLMKRSKLK from the coding sequence ATGGAAGTTACTATAAAAGTTTATGACATGACCTGTGGTCACTGCCAAAAAAGAGTAGCGGATGCAATTTCTTCTCTTGAGGGGGTAGAAACCGTTGACGTAAACCTTGAATCCGAAAGTGCAACGGTTAGCTTTGATCCTGAAAAAGTAAGCCTGGATGACATCAAGGCAGCTATTCAGAAGGCAGGATACCCAACAGAAGGTGAAAACGAAGCTAAGAAAGAGGCTGGAGTAGAAGTTCCCGAAATAACAGAGGTCGAAGGGGAGACGTCAAAAACTGCGGAGCCTGTTTTAGAGGGACCAGAGGGACCTGAAGAGGTTCCTCAAACCTGTCCCCTCACTGAAACTTGTGAACTGCCAGAAGAGGAACCAGGGATCTCAAGCCTGAAAACCGGTCGAAAAGAAATCACGCTTGGAGTTTCCGGCATGACCTGTTCGGCCTGTGCCTTAAATATTGAGAGAGTACTGAAGAAAAAAGCAGGAGTATACTCAGTAGTTGTTAACCTTGAACTTGGAAGGGCAAATGTTATTTTTGAGCCCTCGCTGATTTCTCCAAAAGAAATCGGTGAAACCATCGAATCTATTGGATATAAGGTAGAAAAAGACACAGTGACTCTGAATCTTGAGGGCATGAGCTGTGCTTCCTGTGCTGCAAATATTGAGAAAGTCCTTAACAGGACTGAAGGCGTAATTTCAGCGTCTGTGAATTTCCCACTTGAAAAGGCAGTTGTAGAGTTTGATTCCTCCCGCGTCTCTGTCAGAGAAATAATTGCCGCAGTTCAGGGAATTGGCTATGGAGCATTTGTTAAAACTGAGGCTGTTGAGTATGAAGACAGAGAGCAGATGTCCAGAGATGCTGAAATCAGGAGGCAGAGAAATAACCTGATAATTGCTCTTGTTCTGGGAATTCCAATAGGGCTGGGAAACATGAGCATGATGTTTCCTTTCCTGTCCTTTGTACCTGATTTCCTTTCCAATCATATTGTTCTTTTTATACTATCCACTCTTGTACTCCTTTTCCCTGGCAGACAATTTTTTGTCGGGACTATAAAGGGATTCAAGTATGGGGTAACTGACATGAACCTGCTGATTGCAGCAGGGACAGGGTCAGCTTACCTTATCAGCGTAGCAGCAACATTTCTTGATCTTGGCCCCGGATATAATAGTCTTTACTATGACACTGTGGCTTTCCTAATCATTTTCATTGTCCTTGGCAGGTATCTTGAGGCAAGGGCAAGAGGCCAGACTTCTGCAGCAATTAGAAAACTGATGGGCCTCAGGGCAAAAACCTCCAGAATCCTTGTAAACGGCATTGAAAAGGAAATTCCTGTTGAAGAAGTAGCAGTTGGAGATATTGTTGTTGTCCGGCCCGGAGAAAAAATTCCTGTTGACGGCATAGTAGTTGAGGGGAGTTCTGCAGTAGATGAGTCCATGCTCACAGGAGAAAGCATCCCGGTAGAGAAAGTCCCGAATGATACCGTTATAGGAGCTACTCTTAACAAGACAGGATCTTTCAATTTTCGGGCTACAAAGGTTGGGGCTGATACTGCCCTCGCCCAGATAATCAGGCTTGTTGAGACTGCGCAGACTACAAAAGCTCCAATCCAGAGGGTTGCAGATGTTGTTGCCGGGAACTTCATAGTAATCGTGCATATTATTGCGCTTCTGGCCTTTTTCTTCTGGTTTTTCATAGGTTACTGGCGCTATGGAGTAGGGGAATCCGCAACTCTAGGTGGGATCAGTCCATTCCTATTTTCCCTGCTTATAGCCATTACCGTCCTTGTAATCTCGTGTCCATGTGCAGTCGGGCTTGCAACGCCTGCCGCTATCATGGTCGGTACCGGTAGAGGTGCGGAAAACGGGGTCCTTATAAAAGGTGGAGAGGCTCTCGAAAGAGCGCATAAACTTGATACTATCGTTTTTGACAAAACAGGCACGCTTACGGCAGGCACTCCGAAGCTGACAGATCTGGTTGCCGTTCCCGGTCACAAGGAAACGGACGTACTTTTAATTGCAGCAACGGCTGAGAGAGGGTCCGAGCATCCTCTTGGGGAAGCTATTGTAAACGGGGCTGAAGAACAGGGAATCAGTCCCGGAAAAGCAGAAAACTTCCATTCCATTCCTGGAAAAGGAGTAGAAGCCTATTTTGAAGAAAAAAGAATTTTGCTTGGCACGCGCAAACTTATGGAAGAAGAAGGTTTTTCCTTTAAAGAATTAAAAGCTGAAATGCGAGTTTTTGAAGAGAGCGGAAAAACTGCAATGCTCGTAGCTTTCGGAGAAGAAATTATTGGCCTTGTTGCAGTTGCTGACACCCTGAAGGAAAACTCAAGAGAGGCTATTGAAACTCTTAATAAAATGGGTCTAGAAGTAGTTATGATCACAGGCGATAATGTTGTTACAGCCAATGCAATAGCAAAAGAAGTAGGTATTCCCAGAGTGCTGGCAGAGGTACTTCCTGAAGACAAAGCAAATGAAATTAAGAAGCTTCAGGAAGAGGGCAAGCTTGTCGGAATGGTGGGTGACGGCATTAACGATGCTCCTGCGTTGATTCAGTCTGATGTTGGAATTGCAATGGGAGCAGGTACGGATGTAGCAATGGAATCCGCAAAAATTGTGCTTATCAAAAATGATCCAAGAGATGTGGTCGTAGCTATTAAGCTGAGCCGGCTTACAATAAACAAGATCAAGCAGAACCTTCTATGGGCTTTTGGATATAACACGATAGGTATTCCTATTGCAGCCGGGATTCTTTATCCCTTCTTCCACAGTATCCTCATTACACCTGAACTTGCCGCCGCTTTTATGGCACTCAGCTCGGTCTCAGTGACTACGAATTCCCTGCTAATGAAAAGAAGCAAACTCAAATAA
- a CDS encoding heavy-metal-associated domain-containing protein → MTQETIKVEGMSCMHCQMRVKKAVEAVEGVQRVDVNLQTKQVTVDYEEGKANIEKVKDAVREAGYEPI, encoded by the coding sequence ATGACTCAAGAAACCATAAAAGTTGAAGGCATGTCCTGTATGCACTGTCAGATGAGAGTTAAAAAAGCAGTCGAAGCTGTGGAAGGAGTACAGAGGGTAGACGTAAACCTTCAGACCAAACAGGTAACTGTTGATTACGAAGAAGGAAAGGCAAACATTGAAAAGGTTAAAGATGCGGTCAGAGAAGCCGGATATGAACCTATCTAA